The window gaaaataatacataaaattgcacttttaaaacatattttaattaaatttttatcattatatttatattaaatgtacACGAAATCTACACGACGCGTTTCAAAATGGATATGAATTTCAGATTGGGTACACGAATCTTAAACTGGTCGTGTACGGATTTCACTTTTGAATACACGAAACACAAAAGTACATTACAGAGGATTGACAGGTCTACTTGCAATGTACATAGTTTATTTTTACTGCTAAAACTATATTATAGTTATAGATATGCGGGATCAGATACTCTTCCCAACTGTAACAACAAAAATTGAACTTAAAACAAACAATCATATGGGAGTGGAGGAACATCTCTAACTCGTTCGGTAACTACTTCCAAATTTTGACAACAGATTATCTGAAAACCTTTGAGCAAAGGCAAGGCTCTTTCCTCCACTTCCAATTCCTGTAAACTGGGGAGTTTACATAATGTTAAGAACCGTAGACTTGGAAAAGAATCATGAACGCATACCATTTTCTCCCCCAAGTACGCGCAATCCAAATAAAGGCTCATAAGATTTGACAAACTTCCCAAACTGGGCATTGGATCTTGCCTGAACAAAGTATTGACTAGTTTTAACTTAGTAACAGAATCTGGCAAAAAACATAAGTCTGATGGATGTTTAATAATACCCCACAAGTTGACATCGTTGAGACGTTTGCAAAACGAAAGAGGTTTGACGGTTGGGATGGCTCTGTAAAAAAACATGAGGATGAATGTCTGGAGACTTGTTAAGTTAGCAATGGAGTCCAAAGTGTCAGCATTTTCTTCTATTGATGCATCTAACATAACCAAACTATTGAGGTTGGTTAGATGTACAGTATCAGTCAGGATCCAGTTCTGATACCATATGCTATCTACGGTCTGGAGCTTTGTTTGGTGGCTACCAATCATCAGATTGATTGCAGAAAACTTCTGGCGGAAGTTTATATGCCTCAACTCTGGCAGCCCACATATTTCGCTAGGAAAGACGTAGTTATTGCCACCTAGACCGCACAAAGTTTGTAGCTTTTTCAGCTTTCCGATGGTTGGAGGAATTACTAATGCTCCAACCAAATTTGTGCAACTCGGTACGCCTAGGTACTTCAACAAAACCAAATTCCCAATTTCTTCTGGTATTACTTCTGAAGAACTACTGGTTAAATCTAGAACTTTGAGATATTTAAATCTTTCAGAGATCAATTTGATTTCTATTCCCACAAGTCCTGTAATTATTTTACCAGTTGTTGCTAATGAACGCAACTTGGAATTGTCAGGATGAGGTCCAATTAGTTTCAGGTAATTACCAATTCCATTATAAATGGCATGTCGTGGTTGTTCGCGCAACAGATGGACAGGACTTGGATGGTTATTACTTGAGTCGAAAATTCCTAGTAATCTCTCCTCCTTTGCCTTCTGTACAGCAAGATCACGTACAAGATCATGGACCCGGCATGCCGCAACTCGTCCATCGCAGTACGAGTCTACTATCTGAATCATGTTGCGATTAATCAACTCATGTAGATAATCCTTAGCCACGTCCTCCATAAGTAATCCATCTCTTTCGTCAATTTCAGATATGAATTCCTCAGCAATCCATAAATGCCCCAACATGTCAACGTCAAATATAAAGTCTTCTGGGTACTTGGCAAGGTAGAGAAAACATTTCCTCTTCTGGAAAGACAAGTCATTATAACTCAAGTTGAGTATCTCTTGAATCTCCACAGAATTGCCCTTCAACTGGCTCCAAATATGATCATGCACCTCTAACCAACCTTGGTACCCCTTGTGCAATAATAGCCCACTCAGGACTACAATTGCAAGTGGTAAGCCTTGACATTTACCTACCATCTCCTCTCCTAACTTCTCCAGATTCTTGGTTGGTTTTGCTCTCTTACAGAACAATTGCCAGCTCTCATCGTTACTCAGGAAATGGAGTTCATGGACAAAACATCTGTCATCTACCATCTgagcaatttttttatttcttgtaGTTATAACGACCCTACTACCATATTTCGTGCCTGCAAAAGCTTTTTTAATCTTTTCCCAACCCTCTATTTCCCACATATCATCAATCACAACCAAACAGCGATCACAAGTTTGTAGTATAGCTTGCATGTTTCGCAGCAAGTCGACCTCTTTCATGTGGGACAAATTAGCTGCAAGCTTGTCGAAAGACATTATCATTGTTCTTAAAACATCTTCAAAGTTATATGCCTGGGAAAAACAAACCCAGGCACGAGTCTCGAAATGGCTCAACTCGCTGGAGTGGTACAACTTACTGGCAAGTGTAGTCTTGCCCAAACCTCCCATTCCGTGGATGGAAATAACGCCAAGTGAGTCATCCTCTTTAACAAGTTCAGCCAACAGAACCTTAGTATCTTCCTCATAACCAACTACGTCCACCTGGTTTTCAAAAGACGTTGCTCTTAGTAATGCTTTTTTACCTCGCTGCACTGTTGCAGTGGCTAAAATGTTGGAAATGCCATAATCTTCTCGCCTGTTCTTGATCTCCACAATTCTTTCCTTAAGTGACTCGATTTGCTTGCCAATATCATACAGATTTGATTCTTTTCTGCACATGCAGATAAACCTCCGCAGACGATTCAGAATACCATGTTTAAGAGCTTCATGTTCTTCTTTGAGGAAGTTAAACCTCTCCAGGATAAGAATAGCTTCATTGGCAACATCTTTGACATTGTTTATCCATAGGCGGACTAGTTCATCCTCTTGTTTTGCTTCTGCAGCTCTTACAGAAGACTGGAGGTAGCACAATTCATCTTTGAGCCACCTTACACCGTTTTTCACTCCTATCCTTATATCAACTTCCCTGGCGAGAAAATTACCAAGCTTTTCAATTGCAAAGGATATAGTTTTATCAAccatttttatgttttatgatTTTCAAATTTTCGAGAATGCTGTATATGTATGATGCCCACACAGAAGAAACTCAGAATATACCACAAAGCTTTGAAATTTGATATTCTATTTAACTTGTCTACTTGTTCTATACTAATAATATGCTAGCTATCATGGTATCGTCAATCTAATATCATATGATCACATTATTGATAGTTAGCTATGACTTTAGATCTGAAAAAGAAATTTAAGGGTTGTATAATAATCAAAGCTCCTGGGCACAAGTTATTGCTACTGTATCACAATCATGCACTGCGTAAgtagtatttaaaaaaaaaatcattcttTTAAATAGACATCGAATGCAACAGCCGACGACTTTAAGCATTGCTGCTTTAAGATAATTAACAACAAATTAAAGAACTAATGCTTAGAGGTCAAGTAAATTTAAGGGTGTAAGCATACAAATTGAGCAACAGTTATTGTGATCATTACCTCAGTGGTATATAATTTACAGATTCTCTGGTGTGTCCTTATTGGCGCACACTAGCATTTAGCAACCACTTGTTAGTTAGGTGGTGGATTTCAATTTGCTCCcatctcattaataatgatgaccAAAAATCTTCACCAATCAAAAGCTTCAACAAAacattttcattaaatattaaactatAAAGTAAATATTTCATTACATATTATAACCACACAATTCTACTTCTAAGTTGTGAAAAACAACATTTGAAACATCATTTATAAGTTTgcaactaaaaattgtttcaaattcgAATTTAGCCTCCAAAACCATAAAGGGTCCTGCCCTGCCTCTTAAGTGCATAAACAACATCCATAGCCGTCACAGTCTTCCTCCTGGCATGCTCCGTATAAGTCACCGCATCGCGAATCACATTCTCCAAAAAGATCTTCAACACACCTCTCGTTTCCTCATAAATCAATCCGCTTATTCGCTTGACACCGCCTCTTCGAGCCAATCTCCGAATGGCGGGTTTGGTGATCCCCTGGATGTTGTCACGGAGCACTTTGCGGTGCCTCTTGGCTCCCCCCTTTCCCAGTCCCTTGCCTCCCTTTCCTCTTCCTGACATTGTCGCTGCTTAATATTCTGC of the Daucus carota subsp. sativus chromosome 4, DH1 v3.0, whole genome shotgun sequence genome contains:
- the LOC108217090 gene encoding disease resistance protein RPP13; amino-acid sequence: MVDKTISFAIEKLGNFLAREVDIRIGVKNGVRWLKDELCYLQSSVRAAEAKQEDELVRLWINNVKDVANEAILILERFNFLKEEHEALKHGILNRLRRFICMCRKESNLYDIGKQIESLKERIVEIKNRREDYGISNILATATVQRGKKALLRATSFENQVDVVGYEEDTKVLLAELVKEDDSLGVISIHGMGGLGKTTLASKLYHSSELSHFETRAWVCFSQAYNFEDVLRTMIMSFDKLAANLSHMKEVDLLRNMQAILQTCDRCLVVIDDMWEIEGWEKIKKAFAGTKYGSRVVITTRNKKIAQMVDDRCFVHELHFLSNDESWQLFCKRAKPTKNLEKLGEEMVGKCQGLPLAIVVLSGLLLHKGYQGWLEVHDHIWSQLKGNSVEIQEILNLSYNDLSFQKRKCFLYLAKYPEDFIFDVDMLGHLWIAEEFISEIDERDGLLMEDVAKDYLHELINRNMIQIVDSYCDGRVAACRVHDLVRDLAVQKAKEERLLGIFDSSNNHPSPVHLLREQPRHAIYNGIGNYLKLIGPHPDNSKLRSLATTGKIITGLVGIEIKLISERFKYLKVLDLTSSSSEVIPEEIGNLVLLKYLGVPSCTNLVGALVIPPTIGKLKKLQTLCGLGGNNYVFPSEICGLPELRHINFRQKFSAINLMIGSHQTKLQTVDSIWYQNWILTDTVHLTNLNSLVMLDASIEENADTLDSIANLTSLQTFILMFFYRAIPTVKPLSFCKRLNDVNLWGIIKHPSDLCFLPDSVTKLKLVNTLFRQDPMPSLGSLSNLMSLYLDCAYLGEKMVCVHDSFPSLRFLTLCKLPSLQELEVEERALPLLKGFQIICCQNLEVVTERVRDVPPLPYDCLF
- the LOC108216383 gene encoding histone H4 — encoded protein: MSGRGKGGKGLGKGGAKRHRKVLRDNIQGITKPAIRRLARRGGVKRISGLIYEETRGVLKIFLENVIRDAVTYTEHARRKTVTAMDVVYALKRQGRTLYGFGG